GCGGATTCATTTCAGCTAAACGACGACCTGGGCGATGTGACGGATGTGTCGGCGGTAAAGTATGCCGTGCAAGGGCAAAATGCGGTAAAGCTGACTTAGGTCGGGCAAACCCGCGAGAGGCAGACATAACCAATATAAATTTGGATGGTG
This genomic interval from Scytonema hofmannii PCC 7110 contains the following:
- a CDS encoding pentapeptide repeat-containing protein, which gives rise to MACGFISAKRRPGRCDGCVGGKVCRARAKCGKADLGRANPREADITNINLDGANLQGAILPDGTMSD